One window of Manihot esculenta cultivar AM560-2 chromosome 17, M.esculenta_v8, whole genome shotgun sequence genomic DNA carries:
- the LOC110604677 gene encoding MLP-like protein 28: MTLWGKLEAQFGIDAPADQFHDVLSCRPHHISNMSHNIHGCDLHEGEWGKEGAIVCWKYFHDGSAKVAKEVIETIDDVNLLIVFKVIEGDLLEEFKNFKVTVQVTPKGEGSVVRWTLEYEKIHENIPDPYSLLEIIVQNSKDVSAHLVKCQNK; the protein is encoded by the exons ATGACACTATGGGGCAAACTAGAGGCACAGTTTGGGATCGATGCTCCTGCAGATCAGTTTCATGATGTCTTAAGTTGTCGACCACACCATATATCCAATATGTCCCACAATATTCATGGTTGTGATCTTCATGAAGGTGAATGGGGTAAGGAAGGCGCTATTGTCTGCTGGAAATATTTTCATG ATGGGTCTGCTAAAGTGGCTAAGGAAGTAATTGAAACCATAGATGATGTGAATTTGTTAATCGTCTTCAAAGTGATCGAAGGAGATTTGTTGGAAGAATTTAAGAATTTCAAGGTGACCGTTCAAGTTACGCCTAAAGGAGAGGGCAGTGTGGTGCGTTGGACCTTAGAATATGAGAAGATCCATGAGAATATACCAGATCCTTACTCCTTGCTAGAGATTATTGTCCAAAATAGTAAGGATGTTTCTGCTCATCTCGTGAAATGTCAGAACAAATGA